A region of Paenibacillus sp. JNUCC-31 DNA encodes the following proteins:
- the ppsA gene encoding phosphoenolpyruvate synthase encodes MSSMVLGLHEMEKTQLFLVGGKGLNLGELSKIKGIHVPEGFCITTAGYQKVVEQNEAYHALLHRLTMLKAEDRAQIGEISREVRQLIMEVEIPSDVVKAVAHYLSQFGEEHAYAVRSSATAEDLPHASFAGQQDTYLNIVGIESILHHISKCWASLFTDRAVIYRIQNGFEHSQVYLSVIVQRMVFPQASGILFTADPVTSNRKLLSIDASFGLGEALVSGLVSADCYKVQEGEIVDKRIAAKKLAIYGLKEGGTETRQIDPDQQQAQTLTEDQILELARIGRQIEAHFGHPQDIEWCLTDDTFYIVQSRPITTLYPIPEANDQENHVYLSVGHQQMMTDPIKPLGLSFYLLITSAPMRIAGGRLFVDAAPMLASPARREPFLNAMGSDPLIKGALMTIIERDFIKLLPNDQTAPVPSRSHIDAPAPFENDPTIVSELIKRSQTSIEELKQNIQTKSGSDLLDFILEDIQELKRILFDPQSTAVFMSAMNASSWINDNMKEWLGELNAADTLSQSVPNNITSEMGLALLDVADVIRPYPEVIAYLQHVKDDNFLDDLVKFAGGQEAQAAIYAFLGKYGMRCSGEIDITRTRWSEKPITLVPLILGNVKNFEPNASQRKFEQGRQEALAKEQELLDRLKQLPDGEQKAKETKQMIDLIRNFIGYREYPKYGYINRFFVYRQALLKEAELLAQAGVIHNKEDVYYLTFEELRDVIRTNKLDYQIISKRKDDYNVFEKLTPPRVITSDGEIITGKYNRENLPANAIAGLPVSSGVVEGRARVILNMEDADLEDEDILVTSFTDPSWTPLFVSIKGLVTEVGGLMTHGAVIAREYGLPAVVGVENATQLIQDGQRIRVHGTEGYIEILE; translated from the coding sequence ATGAGTTCTATGGTTCTCGGTTTGCACGAAATGGAAAAGACGCAACTTTTTCTCGTGGGTGGAAAAGGGCTGAATCTAGGGGAGTTATCCAAGATTAAAGGAATACATGTGCCCGAAGGATTTTGTATTACAACCGCTGGATATCAAAAAGTCGTTGAACAAAACGAAGCATATCACGCTTTGCTCCATCGACTAACGATGCTAAAAGCAGAAGATCGAGCTCAAATTGGTGAAATCAGCAGAGAGGTTCGACAACTCATTATGGAAGTTGAAATTCCCTCTGATGTAGTGAAAGCAGTTGCTCACTATCTCTCCCAGTTCGGCGAGGAGCATGCTTATGCAGTGCGTTCGAGTGCGACTGCTGAAGATTTACCCCATGCGTCTTTTGCGGGTCAACAAGATACGTACTTAAATATCGTTGGCATAGAATCCATCTTGCACCATATTAGCAAATGTTGGGCATCCCTGTTTACAGATCGCGCGGTTATCTATCGTATACAAAATGGGTTTGAACATAGTCAGGTTTATTTATCCGTTATCGTTCAAAGGATGGTTTTCCCGCAGGCTTCAGGCATTTTATTTACCGCTGATCCCGTTACCTCCAACCGAAAGTTATTGTCCATCGATGCCAGTTTTGGCCTTGGAGAAGCGTTAGTCTCAGGCTTGGTATCTGCCGATTGTTATAAAGTCCAGGAAGGGGAAATCGTCGATAAGAGGATAGCAGCCAAGAAGTTGGCGATCTATGGATTGAAAGAAGGCGGAACAGAGACCCGGCAGATCGATCCTGATCAGCAACAGGCTCAAACACTTACTGAGGACCAAATTTTGGAGTTGGCACGTATCGGAAGACAAATCGAAGCTCATTTCGGCCACCCGCAAGATATTGAATGGTGTTTGACGGATGATACCTTTTATATTGTCCAGAGTCGTCCAATTACGACTTTATACCCGATTCCTGAAGCGAATGATCAAGAAAATCATGTTTATTTGTCCGTTGGGCATCAACAAATGATGACGGACCCCATTAAACCATTGGGATTGTCTTTTTACCTGTTAATTACTTCTGCACCTATGCGTATAGCCGGTGGGCGGTTGTTTGTTGATGCTGCACCTATGTTGGCTTCACCTGCCAGAAGGGAACCTTTTTTAAATGCCATGGGTTCCGATCCGCTCATAAAAGGCGCACTCATGACCATAATAGAGCGAGATTTTATAAAATTGTTACCCAATGATCAGACCGCACCGGTTCCGAGCAGAAGTCATATAGATGCACCGGCACCATTCGAGAACGATCCGACCATCGTTTCTGAATTGATCAAGCGTAGTCAAACATCGATAGAAGAATTAAAACAAAACATCCAAACGAAATCAGGATCGGATTTATTAGATTTTATTCTGGAAGATATCCAGGAATTAAAGAGAATTTTATTTGACCCGCAGAGTACGGCTGTATTTATGTCTGCAATGAATGCTTCATCCTGGATCAATGACAACATGAAAGAGTGGTTGGGCGAACTAAACGCAGCTGATACGCTTTCTCAATCTGTGCCAAACAATATTACTTCGGAAATGGGTCTGGCGCTATTGGATGTCGCAGATGTGATTCGTCCTTATCCAGAAGTCATTGCTTATTTACAACACGTAAAAGATGATAACTTTTTAGATGATCTGGTGAAGTTTGCTGGTGGGCAGGAAGCTCAGGCTGCGATCTATGCTTTTCTCGGGAAATACGGAATGCGATGTTCTGGAGAAATCGACATCACCAGAACCCGTTGGAGCGAAAAACCAATCACACTTGTCCCGTTAATTCTGGGCAACGTCAAGAACTTTGAGCCTAACGCCAGCCAGCGAAAGTTTGAGCAAGGGCGACAGGAAGCTTTGGCGAAAGAACAGGAGTTATTAGATCGGTTAAAGCAATTGCCAGATGGTGAACAAAAAGCAAAAGAAACCAAACAAATGATCGACCTCATCCGGAATTTCATCGGTTATCGGGAATATCCGAAATATGGATATATTAATCGCTTCTTCGTTTATAGGCAGGCTTTACTGAAAGAAGCCGAACTACTTGCACAAGCGGGTGTTATCCATAACAAAGAAGATGTGTATTATCTCACTTTTGAAGAACTTCGCGATGTCATACGCACCAATAAACTGGATTACCAGATCATTAGCAAACGAAAAGACGATTACAACGTTTTCGAGAAACTAACTCCACCACGCGTTATCACGTCTGATGGTGAAATCATTACCGGTAAGTACAACCGGGAAAATTTGCCGGCTAATGCGATTGCAGGTCTACCTGTTTCTTCCGGTGTGGTAGAAGGAAGAGCGCGTGTCATTTTAAACATGGAGGATGCCGACCTGGAAGATGAAGATATCTTGGTCACTTCTTTTACTGATCCTAGCTGGACACCATTGTTTGTATCCATAAAAGGTCTGGTCACTGAAGTTGGCGGTCTGATGACCCATGGAGCAGTGATTGCACGTGAATATGGCTTACCCGCAGTTGTCGGAGTAGAGAATGCGACCCAATTGATCCAAGATGGACAACGCATTCGTGTGCATGGAACAGAAGGGTACATTGAAATATTGGAATAG
- a CDS encoding phosphopantetheine-binding protein: MYDKIVDILCAIKEDQPELRPLLSPATDLNNDIGLDSLQMIQFMLKVEDQLNVVIDYDQFDYEHLQSIDTFMTFLKSCQTQEQSLYEDVQK; encoded by the coding sequence ATGTACGATAAAATCGTAGACATTTTGTGCGCGATCAAAGAAGACCAACCCGAACTTCGTCCATTGTTATCCCCGGCAACAGATCTCAATAACGATATAGGTCTCGATTCACTGCAAATGATTCAGTTTATGTTAAAGGTTGAGGATCAGCTGAATGTTGTCATTGATTATGACCAATTCGATTATGAGCACCTTCAGTCGATCGACACATTTATGACTTTTCTGAAAAGCTGCCAGACTCAGGAGCAATCATTGTACGAAGATGTCCAGAAGTGA